In Lactuca sativa cultivar Salinas chromosome 5, Lsat_Salinas_v11, whole genome shotgun sequence, the DNA window AATTTTTTAATGTTATagaatttcattttcaaaataaataagtaaataaataaataaataattcaaaacccacttgatttatatatttaccaaaaCCAATATTGGATGCACCACTCATCAAAGCATTATTTGGTGAATATCCAGATTTTAAATTAaagaattattttttatttttttgaatgtTTAAAATGTGGACGTGTGAAAAATATGTTACCTGCTTTTATCGATTATATAGAAATAAACTTGATAAAATCAAGTTTTATTTAGATTTCTGAAGGTGAGCGACATGGTGTATATATATTCTTACCTACACTCTTTGCAAAATTGATGGCCGGATGTAACATTTTGTATAATCAGATAGGAAAACAGATATCATATAGTAAAAAATTGTTGTGTTGTTGAGTAGTCAGTTCACCTGAATCATGCTATCTTATATAGATTAAACAATACACAAACACGTCACAATATCATTAATAGTTATAAATGTATGGTCATCATGACTTCGTTTCATTTTGGTCAAAAGATACGCATCGATATGGTTTGGAATAAAGTCATAAACGTCATTGCCAACCTGGCAAATATTGAAACTTTTACTCCAATGTCAATATTGTTTTAGTATATATAGACAAGTGAGAGTGTAATTAAACAATagaaactccttttattcaattCCACAAAGATGACTCTTCAAATATCAGTCCCTGATGTCTACCCTCTTTCATTTGTAGACGATGATGACCATGAAAAGACCAATCTAGCCCTCTTGTATGATAGATACAAGGATAGGTTCATAACTTTTCCTAAGGAGAAAGGCTGGATGACTGAAGACCTTTACATGTACCAAGGGTTTTGGCACCAGTCAAAGAACGTAGTCTCGGTTGAAACTGTGATGGCCACACAAGACAGTTTCAAAGCTCATCCGTCCGATGTGTACTTAGCCACACTTCCAAAATCTGGCACAACATGGCTCAAAGCCTTAGCTTTTGCTATTGTAAACCGAAACCGATATAAAAACAAGCCACCTTCAACCCACCCACTACAAAACTCTAATCCCCATAACTGTTTGCCTTTCGTTGAGACTGAAGTTTTAAGAACAAACCCTACTTATGATAATGCACATACTCCACGTCTCTATGCTACCCATATGCCTTACACTTCGTTGCCTCAATCCATTCTTGATTCTTCATGTCGCTTAGTTTATATGTGTCGAAACCCTAAAGATGTTTTCGTCTctttgtttcactttgcaaacaGTTTGAGAGGCCAATCTCGGGATTTGATGACATTCGAGGAGGGGTTTGATATGTTCTGTAAAGGTGTCATACCAAACGGACCTTATTGGGATCATGTTAACGGGTACTACAAAGTAAGTTTAGAACAGCCGACAAGGATTCTGTTTTTGACATATGAGGACATGAAAATGGATACTAGGAATAATGTGAAGCTTTTGGCAAAGTTCTTGGGCTGCCCTTTTACAGAGGAGGAAGAGGGTAAAGGTGTGGTGGAAGAGGTTGTGAGCCTATGTGGTTTTGAAAATTTGAGTGAGGTTAATAAGCATGGGAGTTTAAGTATTGGTATACCTAATCATGCGTTCTTTAGGGAAGGGAAAGTTGGAGACTGGAGGAACCATCTCACAATTGAAATGGGTCAAAATTTGGATCAAATTACCAAAGAAAAGTTtcatagttgggatcttcttctAAATACATGTTTGTGATAAAAGGAGAGAAGAAGTTTTCACTCTTTCATTTACTTGTATTCAAATAAAGGACGTCTCCTGTTAATTTCAAGAATTGTTCTAGCTAAATATTTCtagttcaaaaaaaaattcaagaattatattaataaattgtCCTTATTCTGTAATATGAATGAAAACTTTCTTTCTAGTTTTTCTAGGCTGAACTACAAActctttcagaaaaaaaaaaaaaaaaaaaaaaaaaaaaaaatctaagcaTTGCATTTTTCCAAATAACagatgtattttaaacattttacaGATAAAGAACTATTGGAAAATAAGAAACATCCATATATCAATCATAATCGGTAGATCAACACATATGAAAAAAGTATTCATATTCACGTCACCCACTTTCATAtctatataaccatatcataaacCTCCATCTACTCAAAAACCATAAGTTTTCATATCATAAAGCCAAGCTTTTTTTACGTAGAAAACAACTACAATTATCTACAAATATATATTGCTATTAATTACCAAAAGTCAAAACAAGTATAATAAACATATTCACATTCTCTTCAAGATTTTCTGACATTTCACAGTACCCGGAAAATCAAGGATCTTGAATTCAACAAGGCTCAATCGTTCTGAATCTGTCATCATCTTGAATCCAAATGCTTGAGTCCAAGTACTAACCATATCAGGAACCGCAGGCAAAACAAGCTTCTCAACCCCCAATTCTCCCAATTTCCATTCGAGCTCATCCATCAAAATCCTGCACATCCCTAATCGCCTATACTTGAATCTTGTGGCAACAAATGGAATCTCCGCCACTTTACTACCATGAACTCGCACTATAACCACCGATATCACTTCCTCATCTCTCTCCAAAACCGCTGTAAAAAACCCTttgaaattcgacttttttgaaCATCTATTAAAGATAACGTCTTCAACCACATTATTGGACCACGGATGCTGTACGGGTTCGAAACACTCATTCATCACTTCTAATGCCAAGTTTAGTTTGCTATAAGTTTCTGTATATTCTTCCTTCATGTTGTTATCATCACTCACCATCTTCAGTAAACTCCAACTCAGGTTGTTCGTTGTTAATGGAATCGATATGCCAGAAATCCCCATTAGGCCGGAAGATATTCCTTCACATTTTTTAGAACAGAATGTTTTATTACCATCGGAAGACATTGAAAGCCCTTCTTTTTTCAGGCAATCAATGTGGAAATGGCGCTCACATTGTTCACACGTAATTTGGTCTTGATCATGACCTTGAAGACAAATCCCACAACAGCAAGGTGGGCAGAACCAGTACTCGGAATCAGGAACTCCATTCAATCCAATGCAAGATGAATGATAAGAAGAAGTGCAAGAATCACATAACAATAAATCACCACCATCGTTGCAAAAAGAACAAAACTCATCTTGGCCAGATAACAGTTCATGATTAGATGATTCTGTCGATTTAGTGACTTTATCAACTTCGTTTTCTAGGTTTAACTGAGTTTGACAATCCAAAAGAGACCTCCCATCATCTAGAAATATCCTGGCTGATGGTCTACGATATGTACTTCCAGCATGAGACTCGAATTTGCTTAGCAGAAAAAACATATTACAACAATCACACTGAATCCCCTTCTCATATATACGCCCGGATGCCATAATATGATCATCTAGTCTGTTAAGATAAGCGACTCTTGAACCATTTAACACAATTTTTCTTTGGATTAGGGAAGAAAGAAGGCACCTGCGGCTCACAGAAGAAGGTTTCGCCTTTCGTATTCGTTTCTTGGGtttaaactcttttcttttcttctcGGATTCCTTCAATTTCTTAATCTCAAGAAGAGCTTTTCCTGGACGATTTCTCAGAATACCCTCTTTCTTTTCATCATCGTCAACAATACCCGAATCATTACTGTTCCCAACCGATTCTTCACTCTGTTGACGGAAATACGAACTTTCAACATCTTCTATCCGAATCCTTTTCTTGGGTCGACTATTGCTGATCACTGACTCATCGCTATTCACCAATTTCGTATCCTGTTTTGTACCTTCTTCGATTATGGAACTACTCACGTCAAGATCGTGATGATCTTGATGATCAATGAGAGATCCACAGGCTGCTCGGAGAGAGATATAAGTTTTACCTTTCGGAGAACAGTACCGAAGTTCTCGACGATTGGGTTTCTTCCAGAGGTAGAAGAAAGTCCAACCGAGTGCAGAGAGATGATTTTTTGCTTTCATGATTTTAGCTTTAATATCTGGATTCTTGCTTCTGCCTATTTGAACGCCACTTGAATAGTAATTTGTTATGGCTTCTGGGTTGTACTCTGGTTCATACTTAACGTACTCCATTGAAACAACAGTTGAAGAGGAATTAGGCAGAGTGGAGGATTGGCATAAAAGCATGGTGTTCGGAGACGACGATGACGATATAGGGTTTAACCAGTTTGAAAGTGTTATTAGGGTTTATGCTTGAGTCTCACGTAAAAGTTTGATATACGCACCTATATTTTAAAACTTGCATTTTAATCGCCTAAATTCTCGATAAATAACGATAGGACCCTACCGTTGGTGCAACTCTTGAACGGGATTCTTTAAGGACAAAATTGTccttattttttattcattttttctGAGATTTCGGTATAAACCTTGATTTTTTTGGGATTGGTGGTTTTTGAACCGGCCCAGGCAGCCAGGCCGCGGTCTGGTGCGGTCTTGGCCGCAGTGCGGTCCTCTAGTACCGTGTTTGGTGATTGGTGGGTGATGCTTTGACCGTTGAATGGGTTGGGTTGTTgggtaattaatttttttttttttttgctttttctttgctatatatatacatatcaactttatttcatttttcacaaCACAATCTCTTCTCCAtcttaaaaaaattttaaaaaaaatcaccaCTCTCTAAAAAATGTCATCTTCTTCATCGTCTGAAGAATTTCAGACTATTTTTTATATCGCTATTGCGTGTGTTTAAATGGCGGAACAAACATACAACATTGTATGTAACAACGTAGCAGCAAGTTCTCAACGGAGAACACGAAGATATATTTGCAGAAATCATGAAAAAGCTAACCAACGTTTGGTGCAAGACTATTTTGCAGAGAATGTCACTTATCAAGGGTATTATTTTCGTAGGCGCTTCAGAATGCTCAAAGGTTTATTCGAACGTATAGTTGAAGATGTAACGAGGGAGTGCAGTTTTTTCCAACAACGCTACGATGCTAGAGGTACACCCGGTTTCACTCCCTTAGTAAAATCCACGGCCGCACTTCGTCAATTAGCATATGGCATTCTGCCTGATGCGTTAGACGAAAGTTTTAGGATGTGCTAGGATCGCACGAGATAGTCTCCATTTTTTCTGTAAAACTGTGATTCAGTTTTATGGTCCAAAATATTTACGTAAGCCTACACGTAATGACATCCTGCAATTGCAAGCTCATCATGCTAGTGTGCATGGGTTTCCTGGAATACTAGGAAGCTTAGATTGTTTCCATTGGGCATGAGAAAATTGTCCTACAGCATACCATGGGCAATTTACCCGAGGTGATCATGGTCACCCAACGGTCATACTTGAAGCAGTTGCATCACAAGATATGTGAATTTGGCATGCTTTTTTTTGTTCTCCTGGTTCGATTAACGACATCAACGTTCTCAATTGTTCACTAATATTTAACAACATATACGATGGATCCGCACCAGATTCTTCTTTTCAAGTGCGTGGAACGTCATATAAGTATGGTTATTATCTGATCGATGGAATCTATCATGAGTATGTTGTGTTTGTTAAATCGTTTACAGCTCCACATGGTTCTAGACGAAAGAAATTCAAGAGAGCTCAAGAAAGAGCTAGGAAGGATGTTGAGCGTGCTTTTGGAGCTCTGAAGAAACGGTGGTTCATATTGAAAAAACCAGCAGCTTATTTAGGCGAGGAAAAACTTCAAGAAATCATGTATACATGTTTTATATTGCATAACATGATTATTAAAGACGAATGAAGAATGATATGTGCGTTTGATGAGGAATAAATCATACCAGAGATACAACCAATAGAAATTGGTGGCGAAGAGTATATAAACAGGAGAGCAGAGATACGTTGCACTGAAACATTTCACAATTTTCGCAATGACTTGGTGGAACACATTTCCAGTGTTCAAAACATTAACCTTAATTTGGATCCACCGGATGACCCCGGAGACGAGTTCTCGGAGAACGACTTCATGTAGTTAgctttagttattttatttgtgttttttaaGTTTCTAGAATTATTTAAATGTCATGTGTGTGGTTTTcgtgttttttttatatatatatttttttgtaatgcaatgtaatgttttctttttttaattttcaagtaatgaaaaattatgttttttttattaaatagaagttttattaaaataaaatagttaaaaaaaagaatttttattaaattaaaacagtttaaaaaaaaaaaaaaaaaaagaatatgtaGCAAGAAAACACATTTGAATGGTAAAAAATGACATGACGTTTATATGACAGGGGAGGGAATACGGTTTGAATGGCACCACACCCTCTTAGCTGTTGATTTAGTCTTTTCAAAtgttgaaatgactataatatatttaggtatttattttttatttttttttataaatcaaatccttatttatttattttattaatcaGAAAAAGaggtctctctttctctctctcatatACTGAAACTATCCCCAAAAATGTGCATCGTCTTCTTATAACTAAATTACACAAACGAAATCCCCCTCCCCTTTTGATTCCTTGCAGATTCTCTCACTGTGTTCTAATCAAGAGTTCTTGATAAACCCTAACTCTTAATCGCACACCCCGAACAAGACGAAGAGAATAAAATCTGATAATTGCTCGAGTTTTTAGAGTTCTTAACAAACCCAATTCTTAAATCCACACCGACGAAGAAAAAACCCTGTAAATTGCGATTAAATCTCTTTGAGTTGCAGGGGTGATTGTTGACCTAATTGTGGTGGTGATAATGGTGGTCGGAAATTTGTTGGTTGCCATCGGACTTTGGCGACACATTTCTTCTGGACTTATTACTATGTTCTCAAGTAACTTCATCAGAACTCAGAACAACGAAATCAATTAGCATTAATTTCATATCACAATTCTCAAATCTATTTGGAAACTGAGTTTGTAGGGCTAAAAGGGTTGGATGGGTGTTGAAATTACTTATCCTTATGTTCTTATTATCGATTTCTCAACTAGTTTCTTGCTTCAGGATGGATGTTTTGACGGAACTAGCATCGGGGTTAGAGATTTTACAGATTTTTTCTTCCGTACAGGGACTGATATCTCCTAAACTTTTGTTTTCCTTCAAGGTAGCGTCGAATTAGTGGTGGTGTTACAATTTCAGTGATGATGGTGCTTGAGATTCACAACAATTTTTCATGGATGTGGCGGTGGTTGAtcatgaggaagaagaagaacacgtgagagagagagagagagagagagagagagagagagagagagagagaactagaTGTGGGCAGACCGGAGAAGAAAACCTTAAAGCACAAAGCCGTTGTGCGTGTATCGGTATATGTGTGTGAAGAACCTAGAAAGTCGATGGGTTATTCTTATTCACGTGTGTCTTTATGTTCATGAATTtacaagaaaaaacaaaaatttgtaaatcttcaaaaaaaaatcGACTTTTCCAGATCTTTTGTGGTGATTGTTGAGACAAGCAAAATGTTCTTGATTTACCTTCTTCCAGAAACCGAATTTGCAGACGGGGGAAAAAGGTATAGGACGGTGAGAGGTGATGATAGATAACATGGGAGAGAGaccatatttttaattaataaaacttttAAATTAAATAGAGAATATAAAAAATGTATAGAAGGGCATTTTGTCAATTTTCACTAAGGGGGTGAGatttttttggaaaagttacaaaaagtcaggttttcctgacttttccaaaaatgtGATATTTCTTCTTTGCAAAATCCAAAAGTAGTTTTTAAAAGTCTTTTGTCAAACATCTTTTGCCTATGATctttttataaaaggacttttggctattcaaaagctaagccaaacaccccctaaaatcACAATCAAATATGGTCAAAAGGACCATCAATAAAAAAATATGGAGGTTTGCACCAAACcccataaaaatacataccatagAGACTATTTTTACAGTCTTGTTATTTTTTAAGTCCAAAGTCTGACTCATCACCCACGGCCCAACTTTTGTTTGTGATTTTCAGAACacatttttattttactttttccGATAGCTTCCATTTATATACAAATAAACCAATTGTAATTCATGAAAGTTTTATAGACTTAACAGATAAACGTACAACAAGTTACGTCGTTTTTCTGGTCATCATTGAAATGATGTCCAATAGAATGTGGTTGTTAATAAATTAACAACTACAAATAAACCAATTGTAACCCAGACATAGGGTGGAAATATCAGTTCAGAAAGTGAACTTACACGATCCAAGAGAAATCTGGTTCTCCACCATCACCCTATTCAAATATCCTCCAACAGTTTGCACTCATCTGTAGATATGGTCAAGTTTTTAAAAACTAATAGAGATGATGCTCATGGTTTCAAAGTGCATCATAATTGGTTTTGTCTGTTACCTTTTGCCAATCTCTCTCATGCatgtaaaatgacaattttacacTATTTTTTCCGAACACTGAATATTATTGTTTCCAAGTAAATGTGTTGTGTAACGAGTGAGAGTGGCATCATACGTTTTAACCATATTCGTCATTCAATATTCACCATCCGGGTAATGGAACAAGGACACGAGTGTCGTTAGTAATAAGTGCATTACACTCGTCATTTATGTCTTGAAACTAGTTAAGATcctataaaactaataaatatgaATAGAGCATGAGTGCAATGGTGGTCATGTGTATGTTAAGGCATTGTAACGTGCTTAAGATTATTGTATATGGCATAGGTTATCATATGGTGAGCTCTTGGTTGGGTCAAAAGTGGATGGAGTACGAGGCAAAGTCAAATAGTGTTTGGTCGTAAGGTAGTGGGCCCTAGTAAATGGCGTGGATGTTGGTGCGGTCATGGAGTGGATCGTAGGTTGGTTGTAGGTGTGTGTGAAAAAGGAGAGTTCGAGTAATGTTGTTTATTGTACGAAACAtacattttgatttttaattgtgTTGAACACATGTGGGCATGAAAAACAAATTTGAATCTCATGAGAGTTGAACGTATTTTAGAATAATGCTACAAACTCGTCGTCATTATCATATTGAAAATATTATATACACATCCAAACTGATTATTGATATAAGCACAAGCATCATAAAACTATGGAAAACATCTTATATATGACAAAGTAGCTATACCTAAGGAAAAATGAGATAAGTGATCAAGAAAAATGTCATAATACTTTAATCCATTATATCTAGAAATAGGAAAGTATAAATTAAAAGGAATACCAAAGGGTTTCTAGTCCAACAACAATATCAGGTGTTGTCTTCCCTCCTTATATTCAAGAGTTCCAATGGATATATGCAGATTTAGGAATAGTTTGGAAGTAAactatattttccattaaaaaaataaataatgtgAGATGAAATTTTGACTACCAAACTAAAAAACTAAATGGAAGCCTAACATGTTTGCCAAGTTGACAAGCTTAGCATAACGTGTGAGACCGAACTTTTTTACAAGACATTAACTTTGGTaacatcatacatacttataaagttagcatttttttttcttgaatctcatgcatttgaaacccctttttttgacttcctttcaccacattcatttgaaactcccataacttttcaatttctttacaataatattataaataagttaaataatgttctataaacaagaaatggtgttttattacaatgtcttcatcccacatcgatggtgagagtaaacaagagaatgtttcctcttctataaataggaaaggttgtgaaatgtttcaaagggaccaaaccataagaacttcctcatgcctacctttgtaggattttgaaggtattatttggtgagattgtctaattggcaagtgtccagttaacttttagaattccaaaaatggttttgaaccgaattttttcaggtttaaaccgtgtttcaaatagaaaaaaaattatgtagtagggtatattgagttgaactggagctggatcaatttggaccgataaaggaatcattttcctttcacaACAAACATTTAAAACtctcatgatttttcaaattatttctaataatattataaataagttacataattttatataaatataaaaaagcatCTACCTAAATCTAAAATTATAACtatttgaaaaatcactttgatttaaaagcacgaaatatatacaaaccgggtttcactagaaaaaaaatatgtagcttggtatatttagttgaatcggtccgagtttgatctatttggaccataaaataagcattttcctttcactacatacatttgaaactcccatgatttttcaaattgtttcaatgatattttaaaaaagtttcataatgttatataaatataaaaaaaaaacatctacctcaacataaaattataattgtttgaaaattcgatttgatcaaaagcacgaaatatatacgcgtattatattttataaatgaaatctttttataatgaacttttgaagcttgaaaatacatataaacaaactttctgtattaagtacctaactgaatttatgattttagaattgaacaaaaagttattcaataaaaacttacttttttggatagcaacttatgagattatagaaaaatggaactattgaacaataaagaaaTGGTAAACAAGAGAAAGGGTGTTTTACTAAATaagttgaataatgttttataaacaagaaagcgtgttttattacaatgtcttcatcccacatcaatggtgagagtaaacaaccaaacgtttcctcttctataaataagaaaggttgtgaaatgtttcaaagggaccaaaccatgagaacttccttatgcctacctttttaagatgttgagggtattctttggtgagattgtctttattggcaactgttcatttaagttttagaatcccgaaaatggttttgaacataatttttttaggttcaaacagagtttcagttgaaaactcgttatgtagttt includes these proteins:
- the LOC111920592 gene encoding increased DNA methylation 1, with product MLLCQSSTLPNSSSTVVSMEYVKYEPEYNPEAITNYYSSGVQIGRSKNPDIKAKIMKAKNHLSALGWTFFYLWKKPNRRELRYCSPKGKTYISLRAACGSLIDHQDHHDLDVSSSIIEEGTKQDTKLVNSDESVISNSRPKKRIRIEDVESSYFRQQSEESVGNSNDSGIVDDDEKKEGILRNRPGKALLEIKKLKESEKKRKEFKPKKRIRKAKPSSVSRRCLLSSLIQRKIVLNGSRVAYLNRLDDHIMASGRIYEKGIQCDCCNMFFLLSKFESHAGSTYRRPSARIFLDDGRSLLDCQTQLNLENEVDKVTKSTESSNHELLSGQDEFCSFCNDGGDLLLCDSCTSSYHSSCIGLNGVPDSEYWFCPPCCCGICLQGHDQDQITCEQCERHFHIDCLKKEGLSMSSDGNKTFCSKKCEGISSGLMGISGISIPLTTNNLSWSLLKMVSDDNNMKEEYTETYSKLNLALEVMNECFEPVQHPWSNNVVEDVIFNRCSKKSNFKGFFTAVLERDEEVISVVIVRVHGSKVAEIPFVATRFKYRRLGMCRILMDELEWKLGELGVEKLVLPAVPDMVSTWTQAFGFKMMTDSERLSLVEFKILDFPGTVKCQKILKRM
- the LOC111920578 gene encoding flavonol 4'-sulfotransferase, which codes for MTLQISVPDVYPLSFVDDDDHEKTNLALLYDRYKDRFITFPKEKGWMTEDLYMYQGFWHQSKNVVSVETVMATQDSFKAHPSDVYLATLPKSGTTWLKALAFAIVNRNRYKNKPPSTHPLQNSNPHNCLPFVETEVLRTNPTYDNAHTPRLYATHMPYTSLPQSILDSSCRLVYMCRNPKDVFVSLFHFANSLRGQSRDLMTFEEGFDMFCKGVIPNGPYWDHVNGYYKVSLEQPTRILFLTYEDMKMDTRNNVKLLAKFLGCPFTEEEEGKGVVEEVVSLCGFENLSEVNKHGSLSIGIPNHAFFREGKVGDWRNHLTIEMGQNLDQITKEKFHSWDLLLNTCL